In Fervidicoccaceae archaeon, the DNA window GATGGGCTGAAAGTTCACTCCGCGGACCAAATCCATGTTGCGAGCCGCGAACTTCAGTATGTCCCCGAGAGCGTGATCGTTGAATCCTCGAATGACCGTGGGCACGAGCACTACGCTGGTCATGCCGGCTCTCCTAAACGTCTCAAAGATGAACGGGACCTCCCAGTGGTTCTTCGGATTGGTCTTCGGGGTCGTTCCATCGAAGCTCAAGTAAACGGTATTGACGCCGGCCTCTCTCAACTCTCGGACCCACTCCACAGCCAGCTCGGGGCTCCTCAGATAGAGCTCAGCCACGCTGACTCCGGCTATGTTGAGCTGGACGTGCCTGACCCCCTCCTCCTTGAGAGCCCTCACGATCTCGGCGAGGTCGTCTCTCAAGAGGGGCTCCCCGCCCGTGAGCTGAACCGCTAGGGCTCTGCCCTGCCTGAGAGCGCTCCTAGCGAAGCCCCGTATCTGCTCTATCGACGGCTCGTACACGAAGCCGGCCTGCTCGGCGTAGAAGAAACAGTACCAACAAGAGAGAGGGCACCTATTGGTCACCACGATGTTGAGGAGGGCGGTGTGGTTCCGGTGCATGTCACAGAGACCGCAACTGAATGGGCAGGGAGCCGTCGAGTCAACGTATTTGACTGTCCCTCTCCCCTCCTCTTCGAAGCGCAGGAACCTCCTGTAGAGCTGGGAATCACCGTAGTACACGTCCTCGAACTCTCCGTGGTCTGGGCAGGTCTTGCGCACGAGGATCTTACCGCCTCGCTCCACGAGGGCGGCCGGGATTATCCTGAGACACTCGGGACAGAGGCTGGCCGTGAGCCTCTCGAGCCTCTCCTCCGGCTCGACTCTGGGCCTCGGGCCCCCCACTCTGATGAGAGGCCTGAGAGGGCGAGCCCCGCTCAGCGCGACGGCAGACCCATCATCCAAGGAGGCCCCCATTCCGTCCTCTATCGCTACAAATGTTATTAATGATTTCCGCGCCCCGCGTCTTAATATGCCAGCCGCTCGTTGAAGTCGTAGGAGAGAGAGGTGAAGAGAGCCCCCTTTAATCTGATAGTGACGCACTACCCTGGCTACGATAACTACGTGGCGGCTCGCCACCAGCTGTTCGACGTGTTGGGCAGAGCGATGGTGGTAGACGACACGAGCTACAGCATCATGCTCCTCTTAGTCGATGACCCCTACGAGGCGGTAGAGAAAATCAAGAAAGACCTGCCGGTCGCCACCCCAGTGCTGAGGGTCGTGCCTGTGGACGCGGTGGTCGACGTCTACGTCGATAGAGTGGGGCCGGCGGCTAGGGACAAGCTCTACGAGAAGAGCCGAGACGAGCGGGAGACCTTCGCCGTGAGAGTAGACGGAAGGCTCTACGAGCGGGGCGAGGGCGGGGTCATCGTGAGGCTCAGCACCCCCGAGGCCGTGAGAGCTGTGGCGTCTTACATAGATAGGCCAGTCAATTTGAGCAGCCCCGATTGGCTTGTCTATGTGAAGACCGTGCGCATGTACAAGTCGACGAATCTGGCCGCTGTCACGGTGGCCAGGCCCGATCAAATATTCAGCTCCGTGAAGAGGTCGGCTGCGCGATGAGGCGAGGCCCCCGCCTCTTCGGGACCTCGGGCATAAGAGGCCCTTATCCCGAGGCGGTCAACCCTGCGCTCGCCTACAAGGTGGGTCTCGCGCTGGCCAGGATGATGCGAGGCCCCATAAACATCGGCATGGACTCGCGCAAGACTAGCCCGGCCCTCGCCTACGCCGCGGCGGCTGGGGCGATGGCCGGGGGCAGCACGGTCAGATTCGTCGGTCAGGCGCCAACCCCGGTCCTGGCCTACAGCGTCAGGAGCCTTGGCTCGAGCGGCGGCGTAATGGTCACCGCTAGCCACAACCCCCCCGGCGACAACGGCTTGAAGATCTTCGAGTCGACCGGAATGGAGCTGCGCAGCGAGGGAGAAGCCGAGCTCGAGAAGCTCGTGGAAAGAGAGGAGCTGGTCGAGTGGAGAGAGGTCGGCTCCTGCGAGGACGCGAGCGGGGCGGCCTGGCTATACCTCGAGGAGCTCTCTCGCAGACTGATGGAGCGCCCCATCGGGGGGGCGAAGGTCATAGTCGATTGCGCTAACGGCCTCTCGAGCCTCTACACGCCGACGCTCTTGGAGCGCGCGGGGTTCACCGTCATGACGACGAACTGCAATGTGGATCCCCTCTTCGCCGGGAGGTACCCGGAGCCGAGGAAGGACGTGCTCGAAGCCTACGTGCCTCTCCTGAAGCACTTCGGAGCGGTAGCTCTCTTCGCTCACGACGGCGACGCCGATAGGCTGTCCGTGCTCACCCCTAGGCGAGGCTTCGTGAAGCAGGACTATATCATCGCTCTTATCGCAGCGCGCAAGCTCGAGGAGAAGAGGGGGGAGGTCATAGTGTCGGTCGACGTGGGCAACAGCGTCAAGAGAGTCGTAGAGGAGAGGGGAGGGCGCCTCGTCTTCGCGAGACTCGGCAAGACTCACGAGAAGCTGCTCGAACATCCCAACGCGCTGTTGGCGGCCGAGCCGTGGAAGCTCATCGACCCGTCGTGGGGTCCCTGGCCGGACGCGATATATCAAGCCGCGCTCCTCGGCGAGCTGATCGCCGAGGGAGGAGACCTCGATAGACTGCTCGATGGCGTGCCCTCCTTTAATTGGGCCAGAGGGAGCATCGAGTTCGCCAATCATAGCGAGAAGGAAGTCGTATTCGAGGCTGTGGCCAACGAGCTGCTGGCGAAGTACGAGAGCAGAGGCCGAACGCTGGAGATAGATGGCCTCAGGATAGACCTCGAAGACGACAGCTGGTTCCTCGTGAGGCCCAGCGGCACCGAGAGGAAGCTGAGGTACTACATCGAGAGTCCGAGCGCCGAGAGACTCAGAGACCTCGAGGAGGAGATAACGTCGATGATAAGAGACGTGGCCTCGCTCATGGACGCCAAGATCTTGGGGACCACGGTAGACCGAGGATCCTAGCCACCCAGCTCGCGGGGTGTTCGCCGAGTACCGGCGAGCTAGCCTAGTATCTCCTCTATTCCCTGCCTTATCATGGCGATGGCTATCGCGGCCAATAGCATAGCCATGAGCCTGCTCAAGAGGAGCGAGAAGTTCCTCCCGAGCGCTCTGAAGAGCCTCTCGCCGGCCAATAGGAGAAAGAGGGCCAGGAAAGCGTTAACAGCTACGCAGGAGAGAGCCACGCGAAGGCCCCAACTGTACTTCACGTAGATTACGGTCGCTATGGCTCCGGGGCCCGCCAGGAGCGGGGTAGCGAATGGCACCACCGCCAGATCCTCCGGCCTCCCGCTCGTGATCTCCACCTCGGTTTTCCCTAGGATTCCGAGGACTCCGTAGATCAACAGGATTGAGCCGCCGGCTACTCTGAAGTCGCTCAGCGTTATCCCGAAGAACTTGAGGAACGGCTCCCCAAGGAACGCGAAGAACGTGAGGAGCCCTGCGGCTATTCCAACGCTCTTCACGATGATCTCTCTCCTCTTCGCTTTGTCGAGGCTGATCGTGTAGGCGTAGAAGAGAGGGGCATTCCCTATGGGGTCCAATATTATGAAGAGGATCAGGATTGCCTGAAGCAGGCCGATGAGGGCATCCTCTCCGGCGCTCATCTATTAACCGCCCTCCTCAGCGCCTCGGCGACGGATCTCCGGAGCTCTGTGACGCAATCGTAGAGGCACTCGCCGAAGCACCGGGTCTCTCTGTGAGCGCACCTCCCCACGCACCTCTTCTCGCAAGCCTCCTCGTTGACGTAAACGACCAAGAGAGCGGAGCGAGTCGAGGACGACGAGAGCCTCCTCAGCCTGAGAGCTTCCGAGAGACCCCATTTCGCGAGGAGGTCCGCGAGCTCCTCCTCCGAGACCACGTCGAGCGAGAAGACCGCGAGACCCGCCGGGCTCTCGACAGCCGTCAGAAGCCTCGACGCTAGCTCCTCGGGGCTCAACTCGCTCCTCCCCCCAGCTCCTCGCTCAATTTCCTCAGCCTCTCCTCGCTCGATATGAGCCCGTCGACCGGCGCCTCGGTCCACACCTCGGTCCTCCCCCCTCTGATGAGCTCGACGGCCGGCTCCCCCTCGACGAACTCGCCGATCACCGTCGCCCCCACTCCCACGGAGCTGAGGAGACTCAGAGCCTCCTCGACTCGCTCTCGATCGACCGCGACCAGGAGACAGCCGCTCGAGAGGGAGGTGAGAGGGTCGACTCCCGCGGCCCTGAGAATCTCCGCGGCTACGGGGTGCAGCGGGACGTCCTCGGCTCTGAGTCTTGCTCTGAGCCCCGACGCGAGAGCCATCTCGAGGGCGCCGGCGATCACTCCCCCCTCGGTCGGGTCATGCATCGAGTGGGCCAGGCCCGCTCGAGCCAGAGCTAGAGCCTCTCTGACCACGCTCACTCTATCGATCAGGGCCCTCGCCGCTTCCAGGTCCTCGTCCGAGAAGCCCAGCCTCCTCAATAGGCCGTCGTAGTCAGACGCGAGGATCGAGGCCGCTTCGAGGGCCGCGTACTTCGTGGCGATTAACGCATCGCCCGGCCTTGCCCCGCCCGTCTTCACGATCGAGCTCTCCTCGGTCACGCCCATGGCGGTGGCGCAGGCTATGGGTCTGGGGATCCCCCACGTGTACTCTGTGTGTCCCCCCACGAGCGCGGCCTCGAGCTCCAGGAGGGCCCTCTCGGCGTCTCTGGAGATTGCGTCGACGACCTCGTCGCTCGTCCCCTCCGGGAGGAGAACCACCAGAGTGAACCACTCGGGCTTGCAGCCGGTCGCCGCCACGTCGTTGGCCGCGACGTGGATCGCCAGCCAACCTAACCTCTCGACAGCTCCGGTTATAGGGTCGGCGTGCACCACGAGGACTCTGCCCCCGCCTATCGATACGATGGCGGCGTCCTCGCCCAGCGCCGGACCCACCAGGACGCTGGGCGAGCGGACCCCGACTCTCGCCAAGAAGGTCGACGAGAGGAGCTGAGCTCTGACCTTGCCGGGCAACTCCGCGTTCCTCTCGGGGCAGGGCTCGAGGCCTCTTGTCGTCGCCCCATCATTAAGGCTGGCGCTTGGCGTCAGCTCACCGGGCAGCCCGACCAGCCGCAGTCAGCGCACGTGACGCACTTCTCGCTGTGCACGAGGTTCCTGCCTCCGCACTCGGGGCACTCCTCGACTCCGCCGCGCCCCGGCTTGGCTCTCTTCACGTCCTCAAGGCTCACGCGGAGCCTAGGCTTGCCTCTCTCGCCTCCCTCGGAGGAGGGGGGCTTGTAGAGCGGGGGCTCTATGCCGAGCCTCCTCATCAAGTCCAGCGTCGAGTTCTCGACCACCGCTACATAGTAGCCCCTCCTCTGCGACGGCGTGACCAGCACCTGCTCCCCCTTCGATCCCTCTCTGAAGACCGTGACCCCCTTGAGGCCGAGCCTGTGAGCGAAGAGAAACGCCTTCAGCACGTCGTCCACCGTGACCCAGTGAGGCATATTGATCGTCTTGCTTATGGACGACGATATCCACAACTGCATCTCGTACTGAGCCCTCAAGTGGTCCCACCAAGGTATGTCGTAAGCCACGACGAATACCCTCTTGATGTCCTCGGGCACTCCGTCGAGGCCCTGCACCGAGCCCCCGTTCTCCGCGACCTTCTTGAGGAGCT includes these proteins:
- a CDS encoding MarC family protein, whose protein sequence is MSAGEDALIGLLQAILILFIILDPIGNAPLFYAYTISLDKAKRREIIVKSVGIAAGLLTFFAFLGEPFLKFFGITLSDFRVAGGSILLIYGVLGILGKTEVEITSGRPEDLAVVPFATPLLAGPGAIATVIYVKYSWGLRVALSCVAVNAFLALFLLLAGERLFRALGRNFSLLLSRLMAMLLAAIAIAMIRQGIEEILG
- a CDS encoding AIR synthase family protein yields the protein MPGKVRAQLLSSTFLARVGVRSPSVLVGPALGEDAAIVSIGGGRVLVVHADPITGAVERLGWLAIHVAANDVAATGCKPEWFTLVVLLPEGTSDEVVDAISRDAERALLELEAALVGGHTEYTWGIPRPIACATAMGVTEESSIVKTGGARPGDALIATKYAALEAASILASDYDGLLRRLGFSDEDLEAARALIDRVSVVREALALARAGLAHSMHDPTEGGVIAGALEMALASGLRARLRAEDVPLHPVAAEILRAAGVDPLTSLSSGCLLVAVDRERVEEALSLLSSVGVGATVIGEFVEGEPAVELIRGGRTEVWTEAPVDGLISSEERLRKLSEELGGGAS
- a CDS encoding THUMP domain-containing protein, giving the protein MKRAPFNLIVTHYPGYDNYVAARHQLFDVLGRAMVVDDTSYSIMLLLVDDPYEAVEKIKKDLPVATPVLRVVPVDAVVDVYVDRVGPAARDKLYEKSRDERETFAVRVDGRLYERGEGGVIVRLSTPEAVRAVASYIDRPVNLSSPDWLVYVKTVRMYKSTNLAAVTVARPDQIFSSVKRSAAR
- a CDS encoding radical SAM protein, which encodes MGASLDDGSAVALSGARPLRPLIRVGGPRPRVEPEERLERLTASLCPECLRIIPAALVERGGKILVRKTCPDHGEFEDVYYGDSQLYRRFLRFEEEGRGTVKYVDSTAPCPFSCGLCDMHRNHTALLNIVVTNRCPLSCWYCFFYAEQAGFVYEPSIEQIRGFARSALRQGRALAVQLTGGEPLLRDDLAEIVRALKEEGVRHVQLNIAGVSVAELYLRSPELAVEWVRELREAGVNTVYLSFDGTTPKTNPKNHWEVPFIFETFRRAGMTSVVLVPTVIRGFNDHALGDILKFAARNMDLVRGVNFQPISFTGRMRRQELEASRVTVADVIRLVEEQTDGQIGRESWYPCPAAAKIAKFVEALTGREQFLMANHVACGAATYVFVERSSGSVVFRPLTEYFDVDGFLAHLDEAREKLEGSGRIAKALRALSTVASLRRFVKRDALPNGESLTRLLIDIFTKRSYDALGRLHYSALFLGIMHFMDLYNYDVQRVMRCNIHYASPDGRIIPFCTYNVLNEIYRDSVFKEFGAPMSSWRGRPHRYGVSEKYSRDLRALTSHPLYRVTYEGFI